In Massilistercora timonensis, the following are encoded in one genomic region:
- a CDS encoding cell division protein, with protein sequence MLTLYTAVGSLQFVNVNGKPVPHVINNQKEYGMSKEELLVWSCLAFQILTYPELERLFEKNCADSGQSISLPLSHYLNRLLLRGLLVKGMGVSAVDALYRLLGTLTITPVEERFLPRLTSVFLLYTKGQVRLKDIPRLLRKTKCTPTEQEVLVLAGKAPLSTAELLLSMERGILIQKEEDILEKLYTSSEDTCSTLTDTVQITHAQYPILQAVSNLYLNQKILFQKI encoded by the coding sequence ATGCTTACGCTCTATACCGCAGTCGGCAGTCTTCAGTTTGTAAATGTGAACGGGAAACCGGTCCCCCATGTAATCAATAACCAGAAGGAATACGGGATGTCCAAAGAGGAGCTTCTGGTGTGGAGCTGCCTGGCCTTCCAGATCCTGACCTATCCGGAGCTGGAGCGTCTGTTTGAAAAGAACTGTGCAGACTCCGGCCAGTCCATCTCCCTGCCGCTGTCCCATTACCTGAACCGTCTGCTCCTGCGGGGGCTTCTGGTAAAAGGGATGGGAGTAAGCGCCGTGGATGCCCTGTACCGGCTTTTGGGGACGCTGACCATCACACCTGTTGAGGAGCGTTTTCTTCCCCGGCTTACCAGCGTATTCCTGCTCTACACCAAAGGGCAGGTACGTCTGAAAGATATCCCACGGCTCCTGCGTAAGACAAAATGTACGCCCACGGAGCAGGAAGTCCTGGTTCTTGCCGGGAAAGCGCCCCTGTCCACAGCAGAGCTGCTGCTCAGTATGGAGCGGGGCATCCTGATCCAAAAGGAAGAGGATATCCTGGAGAAGCTCTACACCTCATCGGAAGACACCTGCAGCACACTTACGGATACCGTGCAGATCACCCACGCCCAGTATCCCATCCTGCAGGCGGTCAGCAACCTGTACCTGAACCAGAAGATCCTGTTCCAGAAGATTTGA
- a CDS encoding sigma-70 family RNA polymerase sigma factor, translated as MIKPMTPAQKQLAEDHMDLVPKIIRSMTNGSPLTSEQRQELCQIGYLALCRAAVSCGEGLPFAPYAAAAIRNAIYDSWRHEIRGKDLFCPLQEDLLDAMPALQIGQEQEAMPDAAPLALKDTAAGAYLETLKASQCSTIQKGIEALCFQLEGYSAKELSAHYQVPSNHIRAWLSKARRFLQQDAALCALLS; from the coding sequence ATGATAAAACCCATGACACCCGCCCAGAAGCAGCTGGCGGAAGATCATATGGATCTGGTCCCAAAGATCATCCGCTCAATGACAAACGGAAGCCCTTTAACCAGCGAGCAGCGGCAGGAACTTTGCCAGATCGGATACCTGGCCCTGTGCCGGGCAGCCGTCTCCTGCGGGGAAGGGTTACCCTTCGCTCCATACGCTGCAGCTGCCATCCGTAATGCCATTTATGACTCCTGGCGTCACGAAATCCGGGGAAAAGATCTTTTCTGCCCGCTGCAGGAAGACCTGCTGGATGCTATGCCGGCCCTGCAGATTGGCCAGGAGCAGGAAGCAATGCCGGATGCAGCGCCCCTGGCACTGAAAGATACGGCGGCAGGTGCTTATCTGGAGACGCTCAAAGCCTCCCAGTGCAGCACCATCCAAAAAGGCATTGAGGCCCTCTGCTTCCAGCTTGAGGGTTACTCGGCCAAGGAGCTGTCCGCTCACTACCAGGTGCCTTCCAACCATATCCGGGCCTGGCTGAGCAAAGCCCGCAGATTTTTGCAGCAGGATGCAGCGCTGTGCGCTCTGTTATCCTGA
- a CDS encoding DUF3268 family zinc-finger domain-containing protein gives MKQKKSIRCPYCGGTAILRDASFVYGEKSYGGKVYVCSNYPRCDAYVGVHPGTRIPKGTLADQELRKKRMLAHQIFDQIWLRGILSRPDAYHWMADKFCLSDEQAHIGMFGNYMCDQVIRESKKLLANQRPRLQAAG, from the coding sequence ATGAAACAGAAGAAATCCATCCGCTGCCCATACTGCGGCGGCACTGCCATCCTTCGGGACGCTTCCTTCGTCTATGGGGAGAAGTCCTATGGCGGCAAGGTTTATGTATGCAGCAACTATCCCAGGTGCGACGCCTATGTAGGAGTCCATCCCGGAACCCGGATCCCCAAAGGCACGCTGGCAGACCAGGAACTTCGTAAGAAACGGATGCTGGCACATCAGATCTTTGACCAGATCTGGCTGAGGGGTATCTTGAGCCGCCCGGACGCCTATCACTGGATGGCGGACAAGTTCTGCCTCTCCGATGAGCAGGCACACATCGGGATGTTCGGGAACTATATGTGTGACCAGGTGATCCGGGAGTCCAAAAAACTTCTGGCGAACCAGCGCCCCCGCCTCCAGGCGGCAGGCTGA
- a CDS encoding VaFE repeat-containing surface-anchored protein, whose product MKRIKTHILRRCFAFLMAAIVLAGTAITSPMTAHAADGTLNFQTGELISYGDYYTTKMSVDNNGTAYCVQPMKKTPAAGSYQYDLLGKDSALRKALYYLPGGYGYEEQNIAGTYLSGWSENDRYVIGHLVASYVYSNYDAGSGAFYGAPQSYIDKAVEIANAIQGLPAPPDSFRAFIIPSDSNQTVAGCWYEKPYGWIEIQKSTANSSVSDGNGNYSLKGAQYGIYQGSNLVETLTTDENGYAKSGDLEVGSYTIKELSPSPGYALDTNAYDVTVSSDETVKAEVKEIPQNNPLSLVLQKLDADLKDAIPQGAASLKDAEFTVKFYTTISDTDPAADGSEPARTWVFRTGDDGRISFTEEYKVSGDAFYYASDGKTLCVPLGTVTIQETKAPEGYQLNETVFVLPISSSGTEETVSAYQAPDVPDAVIRGGVKVQKRDLETGGTTPQGSATLEGAEFAITSLNDNPVVVDGKTYQKDEVVLTIKTDASGLASSAADALPYGSYRVDEVTPPTGYLGEGTLSAEFTISKNGEMVDLTGEDSSISNQIIRGGVKVQKRDIETGEAAAQGGATLEGAEFTITSLNANPVIVDGETYENGEIVLTLVTDEKGLASTAKDALPYGHYRVDETKAPEGYLNEGRISLEFDITEDGKIVELTETGSSIENQVIRGDLELVKVSDGDLSRLAGVPFTITSKTTGESHTIVTDKNGYASTSAEWNKHTSNTNRGETAEDGIWFGTSEPDDSKGALIYDTYTIEEQRCEANEGRNLLTFDVEVYRDSVTIDLGTLTNDKVEIVTTALDKESGSHMAKPDDKVTIVDTVEYEGLKKGVEYRVVGTLMNKETGEPFEIDGKPVTAETTFTAKKSTGSVEVEFTFDATGLGGTTVVCFEELWQDDLKMAVHADIEDQDQSIFFPEIGTQVKDSETGLQMAHADEEVTLIDTVSYSNVPTGEELTLQGILMDKETGEALEIDGETVTSELTFTPESTEGTVDVEFTFNATEAAGKTLVVFESLYYGEEEIASHRDLASQEQTLVLPSVSTTAANPELGNQTGLAKAEAPITDTADYTNLIAGETFTIRGTLMDQETGEELLIDDKPVTTEAEFTPEETSGTTELTFTFNAEALAGKTLVVFEEILYKDQVVASHRDISSDPQSIYFPQIGTSATDGEDGDQEILADSEVTIKDTVSYENLIPGASYLLKGVLMDQETGEELLLDGNPVTAETAFTPEERSGSVEVVFTLDGSSLAGKSLVVFETLYYVDADGTQREICSHKDIDDVGQTVHLSENPPEVPEEPTETPTVSNPVKTGDDAPILLYLGIGAGALVLAGALTVLYLHRRKQKDNQ is encoded by the coding sequence ATGAAACGAATCAAAACCCACATCCTCCGCCGCTGTTTCGCTTTCCTGATGGCAGCCATCGTCCTTGCGGGGACAGCCATCACAAGCCCCATGACAGCCCATGCGGCGGATGGAACCCTTAATTTCCAGACCGGTGAATTAATCTCTTATGGCGATTACTACACCACAAAGATGTCTGTGGATAACAACGGCACGGCCTACTGTGTCCAGCCCATGAAGAAAACGCCGGCGGCGGGCAGCTATCAGTACGACCTGCTGGGAAAAGACTCTGCGCTCCGCAAAGCGCTCTACTACCTGCCCGGCGGTTACGGCTATGAAGAGCAGAACATCGCCGGCACCTATTTAAGCGGCTGGTCAGAAAATGACCGCTACGTAATCGGTCATCTGGTGGCTTCCTATGTGTACAGCAATTATGACGCCGGAAGCGGAGCCTTTTATGGTGCGCCCCAAAGCTACATTGATAAGGCGGTGGAGATCGCCAATGCGATCCAGGGCCTGCCTGCGCCACCGGACTCCTTCCGTGCCTTTATCATCCCATCTGACAGCAATCAGACCGTAGCGGGATGCTGGTACGAAAAGCCCTACGGCTGGATCGAGATCCAGAAATCCACGGCAAACAGCTCCGTTTCTGACGGGAACGGCAATTACAGCTTAAAAGGCGCCCAGTACGGCATTTATCAGGGCAGCAACCTGGTAGAGACACTGACCACCGATGAGAATGGCTACGCCAAATCCGGAGATCTTGAGGTCGGCAGCTATACGATCAAAGAGCTTTCTCCGTCTCCGGGATACGCCCTGGATACCAATGCCTATGATGTGACCGTTTCTTCGGATGAGACAGTGAAGGCAGAGGTCAAGGAAATCCCTCAGAATAACCCGCTCTCCCTGGTGCTTCAGAAGCTGGATGCGGACTTAAAGGATGCCATTCCCCAGGGCGCTGCCAGCCTGAAGGATGCGGAGTTTACCGTGAAGTTCTACACCACCATCTCCGATACGGATCCGGCTGCAGACGGCAGTGAGCCTGCCCGCACCTGGGTATTCCGTACAGGAGACGATGGAAGAATTTCTTTTACGGAGGAATACAAGGTCAGCGGAGATGCGTTCTACTATGCAAGCGACGGCAAAACACTGTGCGTGCCTCTTGGAACCGTGACCATCCAGGAAACCAAAGCACCGGAGGGCTACCAGCTCAATGAAACGGTGTTCGTTCTGCCCATTTCCAGCAGCGGCACAGAAGAAACTGTCTCTGCTTACCAGGCGCCGGATGTACCGGATGCTGTTATCCGGGGCGGTGTCAAAGTACAGAAACGGGATCTGGAAACCGGCGGCACCACTCCCCAGGGCAGCGCCACACTGGAAGGCGCAGAGTTCGCCATCACCTCTTTGAATGATAATCCGGTGGTCGTCGATGGGAAGACCTATCAGAAGGATGAAGTCGTCCTGACCATCAAGACCGATGCCTCCGGACTGGCTTCCAGTGCTGCGGACGCTCTGCCTTACGGCAGTTACCGTGTAGACGAGGTGACGCCTCCCACCGGTTATTTAGGGGAAGGCACCCTCTCCGCTGAGTTTACCATCTCTAAGAACGGGGAAATGGTGGACCTGACTGGAGAAGACAGCTCCATCTCGAACCAGATCATCCGGGGCGGCGTCAAAGTGCAGAAACGTGACATCGAAACCGGGGAAGCTGCCGCTCAGGGCGGTGCTACCTTGGAAGGCGCAGAATTTACCATCACCAGCTTAAATGCCAATCCGGTGATCGTGGACGGGGAAACCTACGAAAACGGGGAAATCGTCCTGACGCTTGTGACGGATGAGAAGGGGCTGGCTTCAACTGCGAAAGATGCCCTGCCTTACGGCCATTACCGGGTGGATGAGACAAAAGCACCGGAAGGGTATCTGAACGAGGGCCGTATCTCCCTGGAATTTGACATCACGGAAGACGGCAAGATCGTGGAACTGACCGAAACCGGCTCATCCATTGAAAACCAGGTCATCCGTGGGGATCTGGAGCTTGTTAAAGTCAGTGACGGGGATCTGTCCCGTCTCGCAGGCGTACCGTTTACCATTACGTCCAAAACAACCGGCGAGAGCCATACCATCGTAACAGATAAAAACGGTTATGCCAGCACATCCGCAGAGTGGAACAAACATACCTCCAATACCAACCGGGGTGAGACTGCGGAAGACGGCATCTGGTTTGGCACCTCCGAGCCGGATGACTCCAAAGGCGCCCTGATCTATGATACTTACACCATCGAAGAACAGCGCTGTGAAGCCAATGAAGGCCGAAATCTTCTTACCTTTGATGTGGAAGTGTACCGGGACTCTGTTACCATCGACCTGGGAACGCTGACCAATGACAAGGTGGAGATTGTCACCACTGCACTGGATAAAGAAAGCGGCTCCCATATGGCAAAGCCCGATGACAAGGTAACGATTGTCGATACGGTTGAGTATGAAGGGCTGAAAAAAGGCGTGGAATACCGGGTGGTCGGCACGCTCATGAACAAAGAAACCGGGGAACCTTTTGAGATTGATGGAAAACCGGTCACAGCAGAGACGACCTTTACGGCGAAAAAATCTACCGGCAGCGTGGAAGTAGAATTTACCTTTGACGCTACGGGCCTTGGCGGAACCACCGTGGTCTGCTTCGAGGAACTGTGGCAGGATGACCTGAAAATGGCTGTTCACGCCGATATCGAGGATCAGGACCAGTCCATCTTCTTCCCGGAGATCGGTACTCAGGTGAAAGATTCCGAAACCGGCCTTCAGATGGCTCACGCAGATGAAGAGGTAACACTCATTGATACCGTATCCTATTCCAACGTACCCACCGGAGAAGAGCTTACCCTGCAGGGAATCCTGATGGATAAAGAAACCGGGGAAGCATTGGAGATTGACGGGGAAACCGTGACTTCTGAGTTGACCTTTACACCGGAAAGCACGGAAGGGACCGTGGATGTAGAGTTCACTTTCAACGCCACGGAAGCGGCAGGCAAGACACTGGTTGTCTTTGAATCCCTATATTATGGGGAGGAAGAAATCGCTTCACACAGAGATCTCGCTTCACAGGAGCAGACACTGGTTCTGCCTTCTGTCAGCACCACTGCAGCAAATCCGGAGCTTGGAAACCAGACCGGACTTGCAAAGGCGGAAGCACCCATTACGGATACAGCCGATTATACGAACCTCATTGCCGGGGAAACCTTCACAATCCGCGGTACGCTGATGGATCAGGAAACCGGCGAAGAGCTGCTGATCGATGACAAGCCCGTAACGACTGAAGCAGAATTTACCCCGGAGGAGACTTCCGGAACCACCGAGCTGACCTTTACCTTTAATGCAGAGGCACTGGCCGGAAAAACCCTGGTGGTCTTCGAGGAGATCCTTTATAAAGATCAGGTGGTTGCATCCCACAGGGACATTTCTTCCGATCCGCAAAGTATCTACTTCCCGCAGATCGGCACCTCTGCCACAGACGGGGAGGACGGGGATCAGGAGATCCTGGCCGACAGCGAGGTAACCATCAAGGATACGGTTTCCTATGAAAACCTGATTCCCGGGGCATCCTATCTCTTAAAGGGCGTGCTGATGGATCAGGAAACCGGGGAAGAACTGCTTCTTGACGGCAATCCGGTCACGGCTGAAACCGCATTTACACCGGAAGAGCGCAGCGGCTCCGTAGAGGTTGTATTTACCTTAGACGGCAGCTCCCTTGCAGGAAAATCCCTGGTTGTCTTTGAAACCCTCTACTATGTAGATGCAGACGGGACACAGCGGGAGATCTGCTCTCACAAGGATATTGACGATGTGGGACAGACCGTACATCTCTCCGAAAATCCTCCGGAAGTACCGGAAGAACCGACGGAAACACCTACCGTTTCTAATCCGGTCAAGACCGGGGATGATGCACCCATCCTTCTTTACCTTGGCATCGGGGCAGGCGCTCTTGTCCTTGCCGGAGCACTGACCGTCCTGTATCTGCACAGACGGAAACAGAAGGATAACCAATAA
- a CDS encoding ATP-binding protein yields MSNPDEQRTSFIPPNFIEKGKILNGTFDIRNAIEAIIFALLIGVPVVHLPFSLTTRIIILCMTALPAAMVSLIGIGGESITAFLMNALRFLKNRRVVYRSDAMPEPKKKRQKQPGTKEAKKPAKRERRKKTKKGSLEDSPPFEGTGQQDDAPPTKEAPQQDLSGSPSPTPSGKTKRKKKREPKVREHKSFDTSTRRGIRRQAREDIRQLAYEQKCAKIAKRREERAEKEKLRAEKKQAAQDARLAARQTKAARKAEARKAKETQDDKAVQKSASKSRQTASQSSGRKKKRKLQAIEDYLPIEKIAHGVIYTTDGRYVKILEVEPINFLLRSAREQMGIIYSFISYLKISPVKLQIKMISKRADINQHLEKSRQELENETDPRCRELQEDYLKFVRNLSSREAVSRRFFLVMEYEPFNANRKVTEREILESLETTAQTAKTFLYQCGNEVTEHENPDEFTTDVLYTLLNRSLCATHPLQERIASVLARYAKENRPDEDIRISEFLSPETLDFRHSSYVLINGVYHSYLYVPSSGYKSRVVPGWLSLLVNAGEGIDVDFYLHRQPKDKIQQRLGQQIRINRSKIKDASDTNTDYDDLDSAIRSGYFLKQGLANNEDFYYMSLLITVTASTLEELQWRVQEMKKLLISQDMDLRTCYFLQEQGFLSTLPLASLDKKLYQLSRRNVLTSGAASCYPFVSYSICDDNGILFGVNKHNNSLVIADIFDSRQYKNANVAILGCSGAGKTFTMQLFATRMRRKNIKVFIIAPLKGHEFYRACKNIGGEFIQISPASRNCINIMEIRKTDNSVNELLDGPSMDNSALAGKIQKLHIFFSLLIPDMTHEERQLLDEALIKTYAKKGITHKNESLIDPAHPDRYKPMPILEDVYDILMESDDTKRMAHILNRLVHGSASSFNQETNVDLTNKYTVLDISELTGDLLTVGMFTVLDYVWDIAKENRTEEKAIFVDEVWQLIGASSNRLAAEFVLEIAKIIRGYGGSAVFATQDLNDFFALDDGKYGKGIINNCKTKLVLNLEDEEAQRVKQILHLSETEVMNITHFQRGNGLISTNNNNITVEFKASALEKELITTDRQELLEILERHRQKAAG; encoded by the coding sequence ATGAGCAATCCGGATGAGCAGCGGACCTCCTTTATCCCGCCAAACTTCATCGAAAAGGGCAAGATCTTAAACGGCACCTTTGACATCCGCAATGCCATTGAAGCCATTATTTTCGCCCTGCTGATCGGGGTGCCGGTGGTCCACCTGCCGTTTTCCCTGACTACCCGCATCATCATCCTGTGCATGACTGCCCTTCCGGCGGCCATGGTATCCCTCATCGGGATCGGCGGAGAGAGCATCACTGCTTTCCTTATGAACGCCCTTCGCTTTTTGAAGAACCGGCGGGTGGTTTACCGCTCTGACGCAATGCCGGAGCCAAAGAAGAAACGGCAGAAGCAGCCTGGCACGAAAGAAGCAAAAAAGCCTGCCAAACGGGAACGGCGGAAGAAAACGAAAAAGGGCTCTTTGGAGGATTCTCCCCCTTTTGAGGGGACCGGTCAGCAGGACGATGCCCCTCCCACGAAAGAGGCGCCCCAGCAGGATCTGTCCGGCTCCCCTTCCCCCACTCCTTCTGGGAAAACGAAACGGAAAAAGAAACGGGAGCCAAAGGTTCGTGAGCATAAATCCTTCGATACCTCCACCCGGCGGGGCATCCGCAGGCAGGCCAGAGAAGATATCCGGCAGTTAGCCTATGAGCAGAAATGCGCAAAGATAGCAAAGCGCCGGGAAGAGCGGGCGGAGAAGGAAAAGCTCCGTGCGGAAAAGAAACAGGCTGCGCAGGACGCCCGCCTTGCTGCACGGCAGACGAAAGCGGCCCGCAAGGCAGAGGCCCGAAAGGCAAAGGAGACGCAGGATGATAAGGCTGTACAAAAAAGTGCTTCAAAATCCCGTCAGACAGCATCCCAGTCTTCCGGCAGGAAAAAGAAACGGAAGCTACAGGCCATAGAGGACTATCTTCCGATTGAAAAGATTGCCCACGGTGTCATTTACACAACAGATGGCCGGTATGTAAAGATCCTGGAAGTCGAGCCCATCAACTTCCTGCTCCGAAGTGCCAGGGAGCAGATGGGGATCATCTACAGCTTTATCAGCTACCTGAAGATCAGCCCGGTAAAGCTGCAGATCAAGATGATCTCCAAACGGGCGGACATCAACCAGCATCTGGAGAAATCCAGACAGGAGCTGGAAAATGAAACGGATCCCCGGTGCCGGGAGCTGCAGGAGGATTACCTGAAGTTTGTCCGGAACCTAAGTTCCAGGGAGGCCGTTTCCCGGCGGTTCTTCCTTGTTATGGAATATGAACCTTTTAACGCCAACCGGAAGGTGACGGAACGGGAGATCTTAGAATCCCTGGAGACGACGGCGCAGACAGCCAAGACCTTTCTGTACCAGTGTGGCAATGAGGTGACAGAGCATGAAAATCCGGATGAGTTTACCACGGATGTTTTGTACACCCTCTTAAACCGCTCCCTTTGCGCCACCCATCCCTTACAGGAGCGCATTGCTTCCGTATTGGCACGGTACGCCAAGGAGAACCGGCCCGACGAGGACATCCGCATCAGTGAATTTCTCTCCCCGGAAACCCTGGATTTCCGGCACTCCAGCTATGTGCTGATCAACGGGGTCTACCACTCCTATCTGTACGTACCGTCATCCGGCTACAAAAGCCGGGTGGTGCCGGGGTGGCTGTCCCTTTTGGTAAACGCCGGGGAAGGCATTGACGTGGATTTTTACCTCCACCGGCAGCCAAAGGATAAGATCCAGCAGCGGCTGGGACAACAGATCCGGATCAACCGTTCCAAGATCAAGGACGCCTCGGATACCAATACCGACTATGACGACCTGGATTCCGCCATCCGCTCCGGTTATTTCTTAAAACAGGGGCTGGCGAATAATGAGGACTTCTATTACATGAGCCTTCTCATTACCGTCACAGCCTCTACTTTAGAGGAACTGCAGTGGCGGGTACAGGAGATGAAAAAGCTCCTGATCTCCCAGGACATGGACCTGAGAACCTGCTACTTTCTGCAGGAGCAGGGCTTTTTATCCACGCTGCCCCTGGCATCTCTGGATAAGAAGCTGTATCAGCTTTCCAGGCGGAACGTTTTAACCAGCGGGGCGGCAAGCTGCTATCCTTTTGTCAGCTACTCCATCTGTGATGACAACGGGATTTTATTTGGTGTCAACAAGCACAACAACAGCCTTGTCATTGCGGATATCTTTGATTCCAGGCAGTACAAAAATGCCAACGTGGCGATCCTGGGCTGCTCCGGTGCAGGGAAAACCTTTACCATGCAGCTTTTTGCCACCCGGATGCGGCGCAAGAACATCAAAGTCTTCATCATAGCGCCGCTGAAAGGGCATGAGTTCTACCGGGCCTGCAAGAATATCGGCGGGGAGTTCATCCAGATTTCCCCCGCCAGCCGGAACTGCATCAACATCATGGAGATCCGGAAAACGGATAACTCCGTCAATGAGCTGCTGGACGGTCCTTCCATGGACAACTCGGCACTGGCCGGGAAGATCCAGAAGCTGCATATCTTCTTCAGCCTGCTCATCCCGGACATGACCCATGAGGAGCGGCAGCTTCTCGATGAGGCACTGATCAAGACCTATGCCAAAAAGGGGATCACCCACAAAAACGAGTCCCTGATCGATCCGGCTCATCCGGACCGGTATAAACCCATGCCGATCCTGGAAGATGTCTACGATATCCTGATGGAAAGCGATGACACGAAACGCATGGCCCACATCTTAAACCGGCTGGTCCACGGCTCTGCTTCCTCTTTTAACCAGGAAACCAACGTGGATCTGACCAATAAGTATACGGTTCTCGATATCTCCGAGCTGACCGGGGATCTATTGACAGTGGGCATGTTTACCGTCTTGGATTATGTCTGGGATATCGCAAAGGAGAACCGAACGGAGGAAAAAGCCATCTTCGTGGATGAGGTCTGGCAGCTCATCGGTGCGTCCAGCAACCGCCTGGCTGCGGAATTTGTCCTGGAGATCGCCAAGATTATCCGGGGATACGGCGGTTCTGCCGTCTTTGCAACGCAGGACTTAAACGACTTTTTTGCCCTGGACGACGGCAAGTACGGAAAGGGAATCATAAACAACTGCAAGACTAAACTTGTCCTGAACCTGGAAGACGAAGAGGCGCAGCGGGTGAAACAGATCCTGCATCTCTCGGAAACGGAGGTGATGAACATTACACACTTCCAGCGGGGCAATGGTCTGATATCCACGAATAACAATAACATTACTGTGGAATTTAAGGCATCCGCCCTGGAAAAAGAGCTGATCACCACAGACCGGCAGGAACTTCTGGAGATCCTGGAACGGCACAGACAAAAAGCAGCCGGGTAA
- a CDS encoding DUF5038 domain-containing protein has protein sequence MSRLKLILSILLMLFLLLVAIFLPSKLREQKETPDPEAQEEAATQEETTQPEELTEMDFLSFEELSQFFSSAQTASLKEQFPLYLTLIGRTDITSAEYLPDETGYPDTTTVELHFLLSDDSTLPVFYDTMTGAFSFGEERTVLGTSGKTYEKPVVDTLPSVSSSEVEQRQEGGYADVTAPESSAPDTGTEETGTTQSGASENAADPAQNTQDGEEVLP, from the coding sequence ATGAGCAGATTAAAACTGATCCTGTCCATCCTCCTGATGCTCTTTCTCCTATTGGTCGCCATCTTTCTTCCCTCCAAGCTCCGGGAACAAAAGGAAACACCGGATCCAGAGGCACAGGAAGAGGCCGCCACCCAGGAAGAGACAACACAGCCAGAGGAGCTGACCGAGATGGACTTTTTATCCTTTGAAGAACTGAGCCAGTTCTTCTCCTCCGCCCAGACTGCATCCCTAAAGGAGCAGTTTCCGCTATATCTTACTCTTATCGGGCGGACAGACATTACATCGGCAGAATATCTGCCGGATGAAACCGGGTATCCGGATACCACCACAGTTGAACTGCATTTTCTCCTGTCCGATGACAGCACCCTTCCAGTGTTCTATGACACCATGACGGGTGCTTTTTCTTTTGGAGAGGAGCGGACGGTGCTGGGGACATCTGGAAAAACCTATGAAAAACCGGTAGTGGATACCCTTCCTTCTGTCTCCAGCAGTGAAGTGGAGCAGCGCCAGGAAGGCGGCTATGCGGATGTGACCGCACCGGAATCATCTGCACCGGATACCGGGACAGAAGAAACGGGAACTACGCAAAGCGGAGCTTCCGAAAATGCTGCGGATCCCGCACAGAACACCCAGGACGGAGAGGAGGTGCTGCCATGA